In Levilactobacillus brevis, the genomic window CGACGTAGCGGTTCGATTGGCCACCATCAGCCGTGAGAATTTACCGTCAATTTAGACTGTCAATTGGACAATTACAATTACAACACGCCCTGTCACAATGGCCGGTAGATTAAGGTTTCCTTGCGTTTCTTAGAAGTTGCTAATTAGTTCATGTAAACGCTTTACAACGATTGACTAAGCAAGCATAATGGGAGGTGTAAAGGGCTCAAAGAATCTACGGAGGTGTTTTTGATGGTTAAAACAAAAGCAGTAATGATCGGTGCCGGTTTATCTAACATGGCCGCAGCGGTTTACCTGATTCAAGAAGGCCATTGGCGCGGTGAAAATATTACGTTTTACGGCGCTGATATGCACGGGGCCAACGATGGTGGCGAGACCAGTGACTTCAGTGATGAGTACTGGAACAAAGAACACCCGTTGGATAACCGCACGGGGTACGTTGCCCGTGGTGGCCGGATGCTGAATTACCGAACGTACGTTGATTTAATGGACTTACTCGACCGGATTCCTTCGGCGACCGAGGAGGGCATGACCGCGGCCGAAGATACCCGCGATTTCGACGCGCATCACCGGACCTATGATATTGCCCGGTTGATGGAAGGCGGCAAGGGAATCATCGACGGCGGCAAGCTGGGTCTGAACAATAAGGACCGGGTCTTGCTCTCCAAGTTGGTCTTAATGCCGGACGAAGAAGAAACCAAGTTGGACAACGTGACGATTGCCGAGTTCTTCAAGGACGATCCGCACATGTTCCAGACCAACTTCTGGTACATGTGGGAAACCACGTTCGCCTTCCGGATTCAAAGCTCGGTTCAAGAGCTACGCCGTTACATGCACCAGATGATTTATGAATTTACGCAAATTGAACACTTGGTTGGGGTTGACCGGACCCGGTACAACCAGTTTGAAAGTATGATGCTCCCGCTGATTAATTACTTAAAGGATGAGGGTGTGACCTTCATTTCCAACCGGATCGTGACGGACTGGGAGTTCGCCGACAGCGCCATGCAAGACGAAATCACGGTAACCGGCCTGCACGTGAAGAACGTGGAAGATGATACCGAAGAGGTCGTCAAGATTGACGACGATACGGCGGTGATCTTCACCAACGGCTCCATCACCGACTCCGCGACGATGGGGGACTACAATACCCCAGCACCGGAAAACATGGAATACGGCATCAGTGCCGCACTGTGGAAGAAAGCCACGGAACGGTTCTACAACTTAGGGACGCCGGATAAGTTCTTCGACGACCGGAAGAATTCCGAATGGGTCAGCTTCACTCTGACCACGAAGAACCATCTGTTGTTGAACGAAATTACGCGGATTACCACGCAGGTTCCGGGGAATGCGCTGAACTCCTTTATTTCAACCACGCCAATCACCCCATTAGGGCAAAAAGACGTGAACATGTCGATTGTGGTGCACCATCAACCCCACTTTACGACTCAGAAGCCGAATGAATCAGTTATTTGGGGCTACTTCCTGTACCCACGGCGTCAGGGTGAATTTGTCCACAAGCAATACATCAAGATGACTGGGAAAGAAATGGCTCAGGAATTGATCGGGCAACTCTCCAAGGTTGATCCGGGACCAAATAACATCAAGAATCATGAAGCCGAGATTCTCGACAGTATTATCAACAACATTCCGGTCTACATGCCATACGCTTCGGCCCTGTTTAATAACCGGGCGAAGAGTGATCGGCCAGAAGTCATCCCAGCACACTCCACGAACTTG contains:
- a CDS encoding oleate hydratase, which translates into the protein MVKTKAVMIGAGLSNMAAAVYLIQEGHWRGENITFYGADMHGANDGGETSDFSDEYWNKEHPLDNRTGYVARGGRMLNYRTYVDLMDLLDRIPSATEEGMTAAEDTRDFDAHHRTYDIARLMEGGKGIIDGGKLGLNNKDRVLLSKLVLMPDEEETKLDNVTIAEFFKDDPHMFQTNFWYMWETTFAFRIQSSVQELRRYMHQMIYEFTQIEHLVGVDRTRYNQFESMMLPLINYLKDEGVTFISNRIVTDWEFADSAMQDEITVTGLHVKNVEDDTEEVVKIDDDTAVIFTNGSITDSATMGDYNTPAPENMEYGISAALWKKATERFYNLGTPDKFFDDRKNSEWVSFTLTTKNHLLLNEITRITTQVPGNALNSFISTTPITPLGQKDVNMSIVVHHQPHFTTQKPNESVIWGYFLYPRRQGEFVHKQYIKMTGKEMAQELIGQLSKVDPGPNNIKNHEAEILDSIINNIPVYMPYASALFNNRAKSDRPEVIPAHSTNLAFTGEFVEQPYQMIFTEQSATRSGEIAAFHFAGVPMDNLVDTPRYDKDPKTLMRATKKMFS